AAGATACCTGCATACACAACAGCGGTAATGAAGCAACTACCATTAGTTTTGCACACTACTTTGGACTCATGCTTCATGCAGATTAGAGAGCATGTAGATGTCAGGGTTTCAGCTCATTACCCTAAAAGGCTGGTCCGGGATGAAGGGGAAGTAAGATATGGGTGCCTCTTCCTCACTCCATTTCCCAGAAACCCGTGCATTCCTCAGAAACTGCCTTTCAGTGAATCTTGCACTGAGTTTAAGGGCCACATCAGTGAGCTCTTCATCATCGTTCTTCTCCTCACTGTGGCCACAGGTCAAACTGATGTCAAAGCTGTGCAGAAAACAAACTTTAAGCATGTAAACAGCCAATTTCTGGTGCAGTGTACTGCCTAATGTTCTTGGTCTTCTTTTTTTCAAGATTTATTCATGTGTACTAATAGGTTTCGTATGTTATGTCATCATAACCATATtagtaaacataaaaatatgacaAGTGTTGCATGAAGCATTACAAACTGTGTGCCAATATACCAAACATTACAGAGAAATAGCATGCATCTACTTTATGTAGTAATTTAGGCCTGCATTGAAACCCATTCTCACACTGAGTGAGCATCACAGTGCTTTCCTAATGGATCAGCAGTCTGTTTGGAAAGGCTGAATTCCTGAGCTGAAATGACACATTAGTACCACTTAACCACTGACATATTAGAACTGTAATGTGCATGCTTAATTCAAATGCTGCATAATCACAATTTAAAGACTAAGCCAACAATTTAACAAACTGCTCCATCCCCTTAGGCCAGGAACCAGTACTATACTCTCAAAAAAACAAATGACCAGCACATTAATAAATTAGTCTCAGAGAACAATACTGGCAAAACTCTCCAGTACCAAAAAATATCCTTAACACaaatgcaagtcactttggataaaaatgtctcctaaatgcattaatatttatgGCGACAAAAATCCTTTGGAACTagatttaaagaaacattaaacaactacactaccatttaaaagtctgAAGTtaggaaaaaatatttaaacaaatttaattattattcagccaagtttaattacattaatcaagtgatagtaactttccattcaaaaaattattaaagcaaataaattaagcagcacaaccgttttcaacataAGAAGTTATTTCTGAagtatcacgtgacactgaagactggagtaatggctttcgaaattcagcttttccaacACATAAGTTGcactttaaaataagttattttaaattttctattttaagattTTCTACAACATTACTGCATACAACATTTTAGTGTATTTAGCTCAAACATATTCAGAGTTGGTGAGCATGAAAGACCTTACCAAACCCCCATTTTTTAACCATAGTGTAATATCACAAATTAGTGTTAAGTCTTTTCAGCCTTGACCATTCTTAGACTCTCATATGGAACATGCCTGTTGGGTCTTCACTTCCTTACAATAACCAaatactttattaataaaaaaataacatttcacccTAGTCCAGCTCTGTGGAGAGAGACCTGTTACTGttctatatttataatataaggAAAGCAGTGACAGAACTGCAACAACGTGAATGGTGACTGAGAATTATAGTAAATATACTCCTAAAGTGTTCCCAGGTGTATGTAtctacatatatttataataatatgtatatatacagtatacccTGCCTATCAGAGGATAAACTCATACTGGCTGGAACAACATAAGTTTATTGTGAACTAGCAGTGAATGAAAAGATTTACCACTTATTATTTGAATCAACATACTAAAATGTTACGTTTCCAAGACACACCCAATGCtcagtttttatatttgtttcctTAACAGCTAATGCGAACACCCATCATCACTAAGCAGTGCACGCCCATGCAGTGTGTCTCAAGAAGATCAACACCCCAGTGCAATCTGAAACAAGAGGCTTGGTTTCTCAAAACTTAGTGCTGCCTATCTAGACAACATTTAAGGTGACTGTTAAACTGCTAGAATGTGCACATTCTTAAATGTATGCAATTTTGATATGAAAACATACCTGTCTGGCTCTGGATCAATGATGCCCattataataattttcttccCAGGCCTCATCCCACCTCTGATCCGTCCACTAAAAGGAACTGTCTAGTATATCAGGGGGAACAAAAATCATCAATGTAACAGAGACTATATCATAAGAGAAAACAACGATACTTTTAAACATACTCTACCAGAATACGAGAGATGTCTTCTTTATCAGGAGAGATAAGCCCAGCATCTCCGAATGAGTTATTAAGGTGAAGATCATCTTCGGTATTCTTCAGATGATAAAGACGAGATTTACAAGTTTAAGAAAGCCCTTAAATGTGATAAATGCAATAAAGCACGAGCGCTGTATGCAGATGCACATGcaaattattaacaataaaacgGCACTCCTTCTACATCTGCACTTcgacaaaataaaaaacagaatgtgCACTAAAAAGATAAGAGAGAACAGAAAGATTTAAGTATTCTTTGTCTATTGCGGTCTTCCAAGTCTGCATTTCAACATAATCATTATGTTTTTTTCAACTCTAGGTGTGAGATGAACGAGTCATCTCTTTGCATGTGATGCATACGGATTTCCACTGTGCTTactaaataaatctattttattaacattaatggcTGACTGAAGAAAATCTGAAGCATTTAAGATTTCAAACGTTATTTGTGACTTACTATCGCGTCCTTTTCCATGCTCGCCACCGCCATCTTGAACAAAATACCATAGGATGCTTATCAAAGGCGGTCCAGCCCAGGAATCTGACAGTGTCGTGGCAGACCGGACAGGGAGCTGCAAGGTGCCTAAGTTCAAGAAGAACGCGGTAAAACAAACAGAAATCCTCGAAACGAATTAAGAAACAACTCTATTGTGTTGCTACGCGTGAAAGAAATATGCTGACGCGGATTATCGTACGGGTGGAGGTTAATCCCAGCCTCTATATGAACCTAATCTGCTCAAATCTCATTGGATCGGAACATAATTACCAACAGAATAATACGTGGCTACAGTTCAACactttttagttttaaaacatgTGGGTTTTCTTTCTTGAACGgtctatgaatattttttttgtgtgttctttGTAATGActcatattttgttaatattgctTGAATATTTATTGCTAggtaaatatattaatttctttgcattttttgtttgttgtgttgGATTTCGTTCAATTCTGAGAgaaagaatttaaattttttcagcATGTTTCTGATCTTTAAAATGTGCGCCCTTAGTGAGCGGCGAGAGGGAGACCCCTGGTGGCGGCTGACGAGAATGCCACCAAGTGGCAGAATATATTGTGTTAAGGAATagtgaaaagtaaaaaaagttaaaatttctTGGAAGATTCCATTTACCATTggtccatccaagatgtagatgatttgTTGGAGAAACTTAGCATTCCACAACTTGCTCACCAATAATATCGGCTACTCTGcggtaaatgggtgccgtcagaatcacaataatccacaaggaaTACACAACTCTAGTACTTCAGTTAATGTCTTACGAAGTGGTTAGTGCCTTAAATTAGAACACGGCTCATTTTGAATGTCCGTCAATGGAGAAACATGATTTTCAGAGGCAGGTGGTGTAGTCACAGAATCTACCAGCAGAGGCTATCAACGTCCAACAAAAGCAGACAAACCCTGACCTTTGGTGACTGTGCAGTTAACCAGTCAAATGAGAGCTCGAGGTTTCGGTCAGAGAGTGGTCTGTGGTGACTGAACCTAACATAAAATAAGTTGGTGTTCAGTTAAATAACATATATGAGGATTCCACTTCCCcacattcattaataataataataatttttttttttttttttttcaaaccactTTTCCTATATGCAGGGTCACAGGGTGCTGGATTCTATCCAAGCATTTCATGCTGTAGACGGAAAGACCTTGGATGCATGTCATTTTATTTGtgataaaacaaaattatatttatttcattaatatgatttaatttaatacatatttttagttttatttgagcaGGGTCATTACTTCATGTGCTTTTAGAGCT
This window of the Carassius gibelio isolate Cgi1373 ecotype wild population from Czech Republic chromosome B13, carGib1.2-hapl.c, whole genome shotgun sequence genome carries:
- the lgalslb gene encoding lectin, galactoside-binding-like b, coding for MAVASMEKDAINTEDDLHLNNSFGDAGLISPDKEDISRILTVPFSGRIRGGMRPGKKIIIMGIIDPEPDSFDISLTCGHSEEKNDDEELTDVALKLSARFTERQFLRNARVSGKWSEEEAPISYFPFIPDQPFRIEIHCEHQRFRIFVDGHQLFDFYHKVKSLPAINMIRIVGSLQITKLG